The sequence TTATTACTATCAATAATAGTGAATATAATAAATTTCTTAAATTTCCAACAATGCTTGGCGGTAAGCTGAAAAATCTTAAAGTCTCTGGTAACAAAACAATGACAATCGTGGACCAAGACAACCAACGAACCTTAGGTTTAGCGGCGACGATCGCGATAGTTGCTAATTGAATCAATAACATCATGCCGCCAAAATTAGGATCAAGGAATCTAATACGCCAAATTGCAATTATGCCACCCAAAGCTGCAACAAAAGAAGAAATAACAATAACATAGGCGCCTAATCGTTTAGTTGAAAAACCAAATGACTCAACAATATATTTATTTTCTTTCATTGCTAAAAGAGCACGACCGAATTGAGTTTTCAAGATTATATATTCTAGTAAAATAATAAACAGCGTTAAAACAAATTGTAATAAAGCTAGTTGTCCTAAACTAGAAGCAAAGTCTGGTCGATTAATACCAGCAATGCCAAGCACGCCACCAGTTAAAGAATCCCAAGATTTTAATATTGCATCAAAAGCCAAGACGCTAGCTAGAGAAAAAACTGTAAAACTATCAGCTGATAATTTTAAGTAAGCTGTTACAAAAATTAAACTCGCCAGTACTACGATAAGCAAAGCAATTAAAACGGATAGCAGTAGAGATAAACCATGCACTTGAAGAATCACCATCGCGTAAGCACTCAAAGCAAACATGACCGGAATTCCTAGAAAGAAAATATTACTAACCACAATAGCTAAATGAGCGCCCATCGCAGGGATGGCAGTTTCAAATATTCTTGTTAATTGTGTTAACCAGTAACCCATATTAATCAACTCTTACTTTATTAGTAAACAAACCGTTTGGTCGCCAAGCCAAAATAATAATTGCTAACATAAATACAATTGCCATTTTCCAATTAGAACTTAAGCTTAAATTATCAGGCGACAAACTAATTATTAATTCAGGTACCAAGGTAACTAAATAAGATGAAATTACTAAACCTCTAATATCAAATACGCCACCAATAAACATTGCTACAAAAGCCAATATAACAAGAGGGAAACCTGCCTGCGGCGTTAAAGCCGTATTCATAACAGTCATGATGGCAACAAAGCCTGCTAGTAACCCTGCAATCACAAAAACACTTAAACGTACAAGCGAAGAATTTATTGTGATGCTGGATGATAACGAATTATTCTCAGCCACACTTCTTAGATCTCTGCCCCAAGGAGTTTTTTTAACTAGTAAAATAAAAAATACAGCTAAGAAAAATCCCACTACAATTGTAATTATTCCAGGAACAGTTATATAAAGATCGCCCAGAGCAATTGTTGGTAGAACTCCTCCAATAATTGATTTAGCATCAGTCTTAAATATAATCGCAATTAGAGACTCGAGTGTTATGCCAAAAGCTAGGCTTAACAATAGTCCAAACATAGCTTCTTTCTTTCTAGCCGAAGCTTCGAGTAAAAGATAAGAAGCTATGCTTAGGACCAAGGAAACTAATACACTGATCGCAATAGCGATGATTAATGGCAAATTATTTGATAGAGCAAAGTACAAACCATAAGCTGCAGCAATACCAACCGCTCCCAAAGCGAGGTGATAAATCTTACTTACGGAATAAACTAAGTACAAAGGAACTGCCAGTAACAATACTTGGGTTCCGAGGACTAAACTGTTTAATATAATCTGCCAAAAAAACATATGTTATTTAACTAATTCTGGTTGGTTATTCTTAATCACGTAAACAGCCGCATCAACATTAGTAAAGCTACTATTCTTGAAGTTAAAGCTTTTACTAATATAGCCGCTGAAGTCACGAGAGACCAAGGCTTTTCTAACCGCAATAGGGTCTTCACCTAATTCAACAATCAAACTAGACATAACATCTAAATTATCTGCTGTTGAAGCCGTAAAGTAATCTCCTAGATCACCTAAAGTACCCTTCTCTGACTCAATACTATTTTTCAAGCTCTTAAATTCCTCGCTAGAGATTTGAGGTGCATCTACTATAATCATGCCTTCAACTGTTTTAGGGGCTAAGGCTAAAGTAGATTTGTTCATATAAGCAATCTGTCCAAAAAGTTTGTAATTATTCCAATCCTTGATTTCGGATAACTGCTTAATCAAACTTTGACCAGGTGCGCCAGCATTAGGATTTAATAAAAGTGCATCTGGCTGAGCAGCTCTAACTTTTTCTAAAACATTTCTAAAATCATTTCCGCTCTTAGGATATTTTTCACTAGCTACAATTTTCACATCAGGATATTTTTTAAGAGACTCCATCCAAGCATTCTCTAGACCGATATTATAATCGTTCTGTTCACTGATGATTGCGACTTTCTTGTATTTACTCATTTCGTCGGCTAATTTTTCGCCAGTAAGGTTATCGCTATAGGCGAAGGAGAAAACATAATCATTAGCTTTCTCGATCTGCGGATTTGATGATCCAGGGCCAGCCAGTAAAACTTTGCCATCTTTAACCAAAGGAATCATGGCCAAAGTTTCTGAAGAACAAAAACCACCAATAATAAATTTAACACCATCAATTTCGGTTAGCTTCTGGAAAGCATTAACCGCGTCATTACCAGTACACTTACCGTCTTCATAAATTACCTCGAACTTAATTCCTTTATCTTTGTATTTCTCGTTTACTTTGACTAATTGATAATCAATAACATTCTGAACTTGCTCGCCATAAGCGCCGGCGTCGCCGCTCAAAGGAAGGATAGCTCCTAGCTTAATCACTTTCATGCTCTTGCCAGCTTCGCTTGTATCTTTATTAAAAGAACAGCCAGCTAGCACTAACACCAACAATAGTGGTAGTACATAAAGAATCCTTAGAAACTTAACTCGTTTACTCATATGTTTTAAATAAATTACGCCAACCGATATTTTGGTGAGCATAAAATTAATAAATAAATTATAAATTTTCTTTATTTAGCAAGAGCACAAGCAAAACTCTTTCTAAAAAATTAATTTATATTAAATTATTAAACGGCTTGACACTTATGTCAAGTATGTGTCATAAAATGCGTCACCATATTGAAAATCATGTTCAATTTTTTGGCTTATTTTAGAACATATTTGACAAATTTTACAGATATGCTATAATGATGACATAAATAACGTCAATTTTATCAAATATGGAAACTAATAAAATTTACTTCTCTTTAAGAGAAATTGGGTTAAATGATAAGGAAATAGACCTTTACCTAGCTACTCTAAAAAAAGGCGAGGCTGGTATGTCAGAATTGGCCCGTTTAGCGGGCATAAAGAGAACCAGTGCTTACCTGCTTTTCAGTAATCTCGAAAAAAAGGGTCTTTTA is a genomic window of Candidatus Falkowbacteria bacterium containing:
- a CDS encoding branched-chain amino acid ABC transporter permease yields the protein MFFWQIILNSLVLGTQVLLLAVPLYLVYSVSKIYHLALGAVGIAAAYGLYFALSNNLPLIIAIAISVLVSLVLSIASYLLLEASARKKEAMFGLLLSLAFGITLESLIAIIFKTDAKSIIGGVLPTIALGDLYITVPGIITIVVGFFLAVFFILLVKKTPWGRDLRSVAENNSLSSSITINSSLVRLSVFVIAGLLAGFVAIMTVMNTALTPQAGFPLVILAFVAMFIGGVFDIRGLVISSYLVTLVPELIISLSPDNLSLSSNWKMAIVFMLAIIILAWRPNGLFTNKVRVD
- a CDS encoding ABC transporter substrate-binding protein → MSKRVKFLRILYVLPLLLVLVLAGCSFNKDTSEAGKSMKVIKLGAILPLSGDAGAYGEQVQNVIDYQLVKVNEKYKDKGIKFEVIYEDGKCTGNDAVNAFQKLTEIDGVKFIIGGFCSSETLAMIPLVKDGKVLLAGPGSSNPQIEKANDYVFSFAYSDNLTGEKLADEMSKYKKVAIISEQNDYNIGLENAWMESLKKYPDVKIVASEKYPKSGNDFRNVLEKVRAAQPDALLLNPNAGAPGQSLIKQLSEIKDWNNYKLFGQIAYMNKSTLALAPKTVEGMIIVDAPQISSEEFKSLKNSIESEKGTLGDLGDYFTASTADNLDVMSSLIVELGEDPIAVRKALVSRDFSGYISKSFNFKNSSFTNVDAAVYVIKNNQPELVK